One Salmo trutta chromosome 19, fSalTru1.1, whole genome shotgun sequence genomic window carries:
- the LOC115154911 gene encoding uncharacterized protein LOC115154911 isoform X1, whose product MGDPIAFSVLNERLRPRFTAMERLCDSLDTLEDGPQRPGTVSGGSTTQSTILRDVSQTQEDSSSTTTKPEQEDVVTEGLTSLTEEGDIGPEPLTMSMINDCSKLFLTIEDAGPDGSGELTVVRDSLTIANDGPDGLTVVIEGDGDGSDAVSEDRSTSRRSYIDGMLPDLIRSGRPLNRRRTLGPVSDTLKEVRREVELSRRRSLKLKAQVDKLQENREGPGWSQHRAKQVTEEVHSILRLLLPLTESSPVGPSGQENSLDTALVLLKNVARKLALNHTAQDSKSGGRRENDVDDSAVLQQALQDRDDAMEKKKAMEAELLRSKTEMMLLNNQLLEAVQKRLELALEVEDWKDDVQMILQQQLQRQQQQAAEQAQRKPSRLGLLRRTNRPPLQRPASTPLTYTTGQVPVSTPSPTPQCTPVTWRDRLKRGKVGRHSGQDAEQALQASRPSSGSRLEEGFHTIDL is encoded by the exons ATGGGAGACCCTATAGCTTTCTCCGTCCTAAACGAGAGACTGAGACCAAGGTTCACTGCCATGGAACGCCTCTGCGACTCCCTGGACACACTGGAAGATGGACCACAGCGGCCTGGCACGGTCAGTGGTGGTTCAACCACACAGTCTACAATACTGAGGGATGTATCACAAACACAGGAAGATTCAAGCTCGACCACGACCAAACCAGAGCAGGAGGATGTGGTAACAGAAGGGTTGACTTCCTTGACTGAAGAGGGGGACATCGGTCCTGAACCGTTGACCATGTCGATGATCAATGATTGTTCAAAGCTGTTTCTGACAATAGAAGATGCTGGTCCTGATGGGTCTGGTGAGCTGACCGTGGTCAGGGACAGTTTGACCATAGCGAATGACGGTCCAGATGGTTTGACCGTGGTCATTGAGGGAGACGGAGACGGTTCTGATGCGGTCAGTGAAGATAGGAGCACTTCCAGACGGAGCTACATAGATGGAATGTTACCGGACCTCATCAGGAGTGGACGACCGCTCAACAGACGCAGAACACTAGGACCAGTCTCAGacacg tTGAAGGAGGTACGTCGGGAGGTGGAGCTATCTCGGAGGCGCAGTCTGAAGCTGAAGGCTCAGGTGGACAAACTacaggagaacagagagggaccGGGATGGAGTCAACACAGAGCGAAG CAGGTTACAGAGGAGGTTCACTCCATTCTGAGGTTGTTGCTTCCTTTGACAGAGTCCAGCCCAGTAGGACCCTCTGGTCAGGAGAACAGTCTGGATACAGCACTGGTTCTGCTGAAGAATGTAGCACGCAAACTAGCATTGAACCACACAGCACAG GATTCCAAGTCTGGGGGTCGTagagaaaatgatgtggatgaCAGTGCTGTTCTACAACAGGCACTACAGGACAGAGACGATGCCATGGAGAA AAAGAAGGCCATGGAGGCGGAGCTTCTCCGCAGTAAGACAGAGATGATGTTACTTAACAACCAGCTGCTGGAGGCCGTGCAGAAAAGACTGGAGCTCGCTTTGGAAGTAGAGGACTGGaag GACGATGTCCAGATGATCCTCCAGCAACAGCTCCAGAGGCAGCAACAACAGGCAGCAGAACAAGCCCAGAGGAAGCCGTCCCGTCTGGGGCTGCTGAGGAGGACCAACAGACCCCCCCTCCAGAGGCCAGCTTCTACCCCCTTGACCTACACCACTGGACAGGTTCCCGTTAGTACTCCCTCTCCCACCCCCCAATGTACCCCTGTCACCTGGAGGGACAGGCTGAAAAGGGGGAAGGTGGGTCGTCATAGTGGCCAGGATGCAGAGCAGGCATTGCAGGCATCACGGCCGTCGAGCGGCAGCAGACTGGAGGAGGGTTTTCATACCATAGACTTATAA
- the LOC115154911 gene encoding bicaudal D-related protein homolog isoform X3 encodes MGDPIAFSVLNERLRPRFTAMERLCDSLDTLEDGPQRPGTVSGGSTTQSTILRDVSQTQEDSSSTTTKPEQEDVVTEGLTSLTEEGDIGPEPLTMSMINDCSKLFLTIEDAGPDGSGELTVVRDSLTIANDGPDGLTVVIEGDGDGSDAVSEDRSTSRRSYIDGMLPDLIRSGRPLNRRRTLGPVSDTLKEVRREVELSRRRSLKLKAQVDKLQENREGPGWSQHRAKDSKSGGRRENDVDDSAVLQQALQDRDDAMEKKKAMEAELLRSKTEMMLLNNQLLEAVQKRLELALEVEDWKDDVQMILQQQLQRQQQQAAEQAQRKPSRLGLLRRTNRPPLQRPASTPLTYTTGQVPVSTPSPTPQCTPVTWRDRLKRGKVGRHSGQDAEQALQASRPSSGSRLEEGFHTIDL; translated from the exons ATGGGAGACCCTATAGCTTTCTCCGTCCTAAACGAGAGACTGAGACCAAGGTTCACTGCCATGGAACGCCTCTGCGACTCCCTGGACACACTGGAAGATGGACCACAGCGGCCTGGCACGGTCAGTGGTGGTTCAACCACACAGTCTACAATACTGAGGGATGTATCACAAACACAGGAAGATTCAAGCTCGACCACGACCAAACCAGAGCAGGAGGATGTGGTAACAGAAGGGTTGACTTCCTTGACTGAAGAGGGGGACATCGGTCCTGAACCGTTGACCATGTCGATGATCAATGATTGTTCAAAGCTGTTTCTGACAATAGAAGATGCTGGTCCTGATGGGTCTGGTGAGCTGACCGTGGTCAGGGACAGTTTGACCATAGCGAATGACGGTCCAGATGGTTTGACCGTGGTCATTGAGGGAGACGGAGACGGTTCTGATGCGGTCAGTGAAGATAGGAGCACTTCCAGACGGAGCTACATAGATGGAATGTTACCGGACCTCATCAGGAGTGGACGACCGCTCAACAGACGCAGAACACTAGGACCAGTCTCAGacacg tTGAAGGAGGTACGTCGGGAGGTGGAGCTATCTCGGAGGCGCAGTCTGAAGCTGAAGGCTCAGGTGGACAAACTacaggagaacagagagggaccGGGATGGAGTCAACACAGAGCGAAG GATTCCAAGTCTGGGGGTCGTagagaaaatgatgtggatgaCAGTGCTGTTCTACAACAGGCACTACAGGACAGAGACGATGCCATGGAGAA AAAGAAGGCCATGGAGGCGGAGCTTCTCCGCAGTAAGACAGAGATGATGTTACTTAACAACCAGCTGCTGGAGGCCGTGCAGAAAAGACTGGAGCTCGCTTTGGAAGTAGAGGACTGGaag GACGATGTCCAGATGATCCTCCAGCAACAGCTCCAGAGGCAGCAACAACAGGCAGCAGAACAAGCCCAGAGGAAGCCGTCCCGTCTGGGGCTGCTGAGGAGGACCAACAGACCCCCCCTCCAGAGGCCAGCTTCTACCCCCTTGACCTACACCACTGGACAGGTTCCCGTTAGTACTCCCTCTCCCACCCCCCAATGTACCCCTGTCACCTGGAGGGACAGGCTGAAAAGGGGGAAGGTGGGTCGTCATAGTGGCCAGGATGCAGAGCAGGCATTGCAGGCATCACGGCCGTCGAGCGGCAGCAGACTGGAGGAGGGTTTTCATACCATAGACTTATAA
- the LOC115154911 gene encoding uncharacterized protein LOC115154911 isoform X2 translates to MGDPIAFSVLNERLRPRFTAMERLCDSLDTLEDGPQRPGTVSGGSTTQSTILRDVSQTQEDSSSTTTKPEQEDVVTEGLTSLTEEGDIGPEPLTMSMINDCSKLFLTIEDAGPDGSGELTVVRDSLTIANDGPDGLTVVIEGDGDGSDAVSEDRSTSRRSYIDGMLPDLIRSGRPLNRRRTLGPVSDTLKEVRREVELSRRRSLKLKAQVDKLQENREGPGWSQHRAKVTEEVHSILRLLLPLTESSPVGPSGQENSLDTALVLLKNVARKLALNHTAQDSKSGGRRENDVDDSAVLQQALQDRDDAMEKKKAMEAELLRSKTEMMLLNNQLLEAVQKRLELALEVEDWKDDVQMILQQQLQRQQQQAAEQAQRKPSRLGLLRRTNRPPLQRPASTPLTYTTGQVPVSTPSPTPQCTPVTWRDRLKRGKVGRHSGQDAEQALQASRPSSGSRLEEGFHTIDL, encoded by the exons ATGGGAGACCCTATAGCTTTCTCCGTCCTAAACGAGAGACTGAGACCAAGGTTCACTGCCATGGAACGCCTCTGCGACTCCCTGGACACACTGGAAGATGGACCACAGCGGCCTGGCACGGTCAGTGGTGGTTCAACCACACAGTCTACAATACTGAGGGATGTATCACAAACACAGGAAGATTCAAGCTCGACCACGACCAAACCAGAGCAGGAGGATGTGGTAACAGAAGGGTTGACTTCCTTGACTGAAGAGGGGGACATCGGTCCTGAACCGTTGACCATGTCGATGATCAATGATTGTTCAAAGCTGTTTCTGACAATAGAAGATGCTGGTCCTGATGGGTCTGGTGAGCTGACCGTGGTCAGGGACAGTTTGACCATAGCGAATGACGGTCCAGATGGTTTGACCGTGGTCATTGAGGGAGACGGAGACGGTTCTGATGCGGTCAGTGAAGATAGGAGCACTTCCAGACGGAGCTACATAGATGGAATGTTACCGGACCTCATCAGGAGTGGACGACCGCTCAACAGACGCAGAACACTAGGACCAGTCTCAGacacg tTGAAGGAGGTACGTCGGGAGGTGGAGCTATCTCGGAGGCGCAGTCTGAAGCTGAAGGCTCAGGTGGACAAACTacaggagaacagagagggaccGGGATGGAGTCAACACAGAGCGAAG GTTACAGAGGAGGTTCACTCCATTCTGAGGTTGTTGCTTCCTTTGACAGAGTCCAGCCCAGTAGGACCCTCTGGTCAGGAGAACAGTCTGGATACAGCACTGGTTCTGCTGAAGAATGTAGCACGCAAACTAGCATTGAACCACACAGCACAG GATTCCAAGTCTGGGGGTCGTagagaaaatgatgtggatgaCAGTGCTGTTCTACAACAGGCACTACAGGACAGAGACGATGCCATGGAGAA AAAGAAGGCCATGGAGGCGGAGCTTCTCCGCAGTAAGACAGAGATGATGTTACTTAACAACCAGCTGCTGGAGGCCGTGCAGAAAAGACTGGAGCTCGCTTTGGAAGTAGAGGACTGGaag GACGATGTCCAGATGATCCTCCAGCAACAGCTCCAGAGGCAGCAACAACAGGCAGCAGAACAAGCCCAGAGGAAGCCGTCCCGTCTGGGGCTGCTGAGGAGGACCAACAGACCCCCCCTCCAGAGGCCAGCTTCTACCCCCTTGACCTACACCACTGGACAGGTTCCCGTTAGTACTCCCTCTCCCACCCCCCAATGTACCCCTGTCACCTGGAGGGACAGGCTGAAAAGGGGGAAGGTGGGTCGTCATAGTGGCCAGGATGCAGAGCAGGCATTGCAGGCATCACGGCCGTCGAGCGGCAGCAGACTGGAGGAGGGTTTTCATACCATAGACTTATAA